The following coding sequences lie in one Kribbella sp. NBC_00709 genomic window:
- a CDS encoding aldose epimerase family protein, producing the protein MPDHLPRRQVLRTAGALGLGAAAAGALTNTANASTQTNSGAGPTDRLTAMGEHHGKLEIRKDPFGTTPDGQGVDVYTFTNGRVTISMLTWGATIQRVETPDRRGRTTNISLGFDNLPDYAALSPYFGATIGRYGNRIAKGKFSIDGTSYQIPINNGENALHGGTIGFDKKVWKAEVVKSGKAVGVAFTYVSPDGEMGFPGELTSTVTYTLDQRDNLRIDYHATVAGKPTIVNLTNHVYFNLLGEGNGTIYDHVLELNAAKYTPVDVNLIPTGEIAPVAGTPFDFNRPTAIGARLRGDHQQLVFGRGYDHNFVIAGRPDSNGMRLAGRFTEPEHGRTIEVHTDQPGVQFYSGNFLDGTFLGIGNKAYRQGDAFAFETQHFPDSPNHPNFPSTVLRPGETYQSTTIYSFGTK; encoded by the coding sequence ATGCCCGATCACCTGCCCCGCCGCCAGGTCCTGCGGACCGCCGGCGCACTGGGCCTCGGTGCCGCCGCCGCGGGCGCTCTCACCAACACCGCGAACGCCAGTACCCAGACCAATTCCGGCGCCGGTCCGACGGATAGGTTGACCGCCATGGGCGAACACCACGGCAAGCTCGAGATCCGCAAGGACCCGTTCGGCACCACCCCGGACGGCCAGGGAGTGGACGTGTACACGTTCACCAACGGCCGGGTGACGATCTCCATGCTCACCTGGGGCGCGACCATCCAGCGGGTCGAGACACCGGATCGCCGCGGCCGGACCACGAACATCAGCCTCGGCTTCGACAACCTGCCGGACTACGCGGCGCTCAGCCCGTACTTCGGCGCCACCATCGGCCGCTACGGGAACCGGATCGCCAAGGGCAAGTTCTCGATCGACGGGACGTCGTACCAGATCCCGATCAACAACGGCGAGAACGCGTTGCACGGCGGCACCATCGGCTTCGACAAGAAGGTCTGGAAGGCGGAGGTCGTCAAGTCCGGCAAGGCGGTCGGCGTCGCGTTCACCTACGTCAGCCCGGACGGCGAGATGGGCTTCCCTGGTGAGCTCACCAGCACCGTCACGTACACGCTGGACCAGCGCGACAACCTGCGGATCGACTACCACGCGACCGTCGCGGGCAAGCCGACGATCGTCAACCTGACCAACCACGTGTACTTCAACCTGCTCGGCGAGGGCAACGGCACCATCTACGACCACGTGCTGGAGCTGAACGCCGCGAAGTACACCCCGGTCGACGTGAACCTGATCCCGACCGGCGAGATCGCCCCGGTCGCGGGGACGCCGTTCGACTTCAACCGGCCGACCGCGATCGGCGCCCGCCTCCGCGGCGACCACCAGCAGCTGGTCTTCGGCCGCGGCTACGACCACAACTTCGTGATCGCCGGCCGGCCGGACAGCAACGGGATGCGCCTCGCGGGCCGCTTCACCGAGCCCGAGCACGGCCGCACGATCGAGGTCCACACCGACCAGCCCGGCGTCCAGTTCTACAGCGGCAACTTCCTCGACGGCACCTTCCTCGGCATCGGCAACAAGGCCTACCGCCAGGGCGACGCCTTCGCCTTCGAGACCCAGCACTTCCCCGACTCCCCCAACCACCCGAACTTCCCGTCGACGGTCCTCCGCCCCGGTGAGACCTACCAGAGCACCACCATCTACAGCTTCGGCACCAAGTAA
- a CDS encoding isochorismatase family protein, with amino-acid sequence MSRTALIVIDVQESFRVRPNWQLVNHADIAERVDRLVHAARDNGDLVVWVLHSEPGTGGVFDPAEGHVRLMDGLEPLPGEPIVTKTSHNAFTTTNLQQLLTQHGVTEIVVSGIRTEQCCETTARVGSDLGYDVVFVTEATATMALAHWSTREDATVEEILADPRTLTAEQVAERTEYVLAGRFATIRTLDELTAVPVTS; translated from the coding sequence ATGAGCCGAACCGCACTGATCGTGATCGACGTCCAGGAATCGTTCCGGGTCCGCCCGAACTGGCAGCTGGTGAATCACGCGGACATCGCCGAGCGGGTGGACCGTCTGGTGCACGCCGCCCGCGACAACGGCGACCTCGTCGTCTGGGTGCTGCACTCCGAGCCCGGCACCGGCGGCGTGTTCGACCCGGCCGAGGGACATGTCCGGCTCATGGACGGCCTCGAGCCGTTGCCCGGTGAGCCGATCGTCACCAAGACGTCCCACAACGCCTTCACCACAACGAATCTGCAGCAGTTGCTGACTCAGCACGGTGTCACCGAGATCGTTGTCAGCGGCATCCGTACGGAGCAGTGCTGCGAGACCACTGCCCGCGTTGGCTCCGACCTCGGGTACGACGTCGTGTTCGTGACCGAGGCGACCGCGACGATGGCGCTGGCGCACTGGTCGACCCGGGAGGATGCGACCGTCGAGGAGATCCTGGCCGATCCGCGGACCCTGACCGCGGAGCAGGTGGCCGAGCGCACGGAGTACGTGCTGGCCGGCCGGTTCGCCACGATCCGGACACTCGACGAGCTGACCGCCGTACCCGTGACATCCTGA